From a single Chlorogloeopsis sp. ULAP01 genomic region:
- a CDS encoding FHA domain-containing protein, which translates to MLELSWIDPNTEERRQPSLETPVAIGKEFTQMPQESNGKRISRIVIKDDLIADYHALINWQDDELIITDQNTKNGIKINGIQLTYAKLQNGDRIQIGTCEIVVNFVKPAVVECDRMIGFLFKRRCGRTDRTDCLYCTQEYENNHPYYYDYTYYDGYGVYRSGYWGSDYYSELDRYCYSPETGNVDFTEADCVSLEEERDGDFEINMGAS; encoded by the coding sequence ATGCTTGAGTTATCTTGGATAGATCCAAATACAGAAGAACGCCGACAACCTAGCTTAGAAACTCCAGTAGCAATAGGAAAAGAATTTACTCAGATGCCACAAGAAAGCAATGGTAAACGGATTTCGCGTATTGTCATCAAAGATGACTTAATAGCAGACTACCATGCTCTGATTAACTGGCAAGATGATGAATTAATTATTACTGATCAGAATACAAAAAACGGGATAAAAATTAATGGTATTCAACTAACTTATGCCAAATTGCAGAATGGCGATCGCATCCAAATAGGTACTTGTGAAATAGTAGTGAATTTTGTAAAGCCAGCTGTAGTAGAATGCGATCGCATGATTGGATTTCTCTTCAAACGTCGTTGCGGACGTACTGACAGAACAGACTGTCTTTATTGCACTCAAGAATATGAAAATAATCACCCTTACTATTACGATTACACTTATTACGATGGATACGGTGTTTATCGCTCTGGCTATTGGGGCAGTGATTATTATTCGGAACTCGATCGCTATTGCTATAGCCCAGAAACAGGCAATGTAGACTTTACAGAAGCTGATTGTGTGAGTTTAGAAGAAGAAAGAGATGGTGATTTTGAAATTAATATGGGTGCAAGTTAG